A DNA window from Bradyrhizobium sp. CCBAU 53421 contains the following coding sequences:
- a CDS encoding succinate dehydrogenase iron-sulfur subunit has protein sequence MVEFALPKNSKISGGKTWPKPAGATETREFRVYRWNPDDGKNPSVDTYYVDTHDCGPMVLDGLIWIKNHIDPTLTFRRSCREGVCGSCAMNIDGQNTLACTKSMHDVGAGGAVKVNPLPHQPVVKDLVPDLTNFYAQYASIEPWLKTTTPTPQKEWRQSHEDREKLDGLYECILCACCSTSCPSYWWNSERFLGPAALLQATRWVTDSRDEATGERLDNLEDPFRLYRCHTIMNCAKACPKGLNPSEAIAELKFKMVERQI, from the coding sequence ATGGTTGAATTCGCACTTCCGAAGAATTCGAAGATTTCAGGCGGCAAGACCTGGCCGAAGCCGGCCGGCGCCACCGAGACGCGCGAATTCCGGGTGTATCGCTGGAACCCGGACGACGGCAAGAATCCGAGCGTCGACACCTACTATGTCGACACCCATGATTGCGGTCCGATGGTGCTGGACGGCCTGATCTGGATCAAGAACCACATCGATCCGACCCTGACCTTCCGCCGCTCCTGCCGCGAAGGCGTCTGCGGCTCCTGCGCGATGAACATCGACGGCCAGAACACGCTGGCCTGCACCAAGTCGATGCACGACGTCGGCGCCGGCGGCGCGGTGAAGGTCAATCCGTTGCCGCACCAGCCGGTGGTCAAGGACCTCGTCCCCGACCTCACCAATTTCTACGCCCAGTATGCCTCGATCGAGCCGTGGCTGAAGACCACGACGCCGACGCCGCAGAAGGAGTGGAGGCAGAGCCACGAGGACCGCGAGAAGCTCGACGGTCTCTACGAGTGCATCCTGTGCGCCTGCTGCTCGACCTCGTGCCCGAGCTATTGGTGGAACAGCGAGCGCTTCCTCGGCCCCGCCGCGCTGCTGCAGGCAACGCGCTGGGTCACCGATTCCCGCGACGAGGCGACCGGCGAGCGGCTCGACAATCTCGAGGATCCGTTCCGCCTCTACCGCTGCCACACCATCATGAACTGCGCCAAGGCGTGCCCGAAGGGTCTCAATCCCTCCGAAGCGATCGCCGAGCTCAAGTTCAAGATGGTCGAACGCCAGATCTGA
- a CDS encoding hybrid sensor histidine kinase/response regulator — protein MPTAQRNSLRLLQWMMAASLALPLALFLFASSMSRISTSEAADQEIQRTLDVAHEHALKVFETIDRSLAEVTEVVRGMSDADIVAREKSLHERLRRVAEALPQVKSIWVFDANGHALVNSLVQPAPDIDFSDRDYFRIHAERDIGTYIGEVLTPRAPYQGARFFSVGRRRNNEDGSFGGVIQASVLPEYFENFYAKIGREPGSFLTLIRTDGSILAHFPVIDHDARFEPSGPLGRQIVANPETGGMTIRSPADGIERRMRYQRLAEYPIYVSAGLETSAIQARWISTMAQHLIFGIPATALLFGLLMLAYQRTERLEEEADRRIEAEEALRHGQRLEALGQLTGGVAHDFNNLLTVIRASVDMLRRPDLPEPRRQRYIDAISNTVNRAAKLTNQLLAFARRQTLKPEVFDACLNVRTLSEMITTLIGSRIEITAQVPDETCFVNADAGQFETAIINMAVNARDAMDGVGRLTIAVRAVKNLPSGASTQPSSHGHVAVSVTDTGVGIPQELFGRIFEPFYTTKEVGHGTGLGLSQVFGFAKQSGGEVTVTSEIGKGSTFTLYLPRVVGGHNAQSPLTEDAPSVEPTSASVLIVEDNAEVGKFAADTLTQIGCTCVLVENATHALEELAVDPDRFDLVFTDVVMPGMSGIELAEEIRRQRLDLPIVLASGYSQVLSQQGSGGFELLQKPYSAEQLARVLHKATRSRRLKRDQAPAGAK, from the coding sequence GTGCCGACCGCACAACGCAATTCGCTGAGACTGTTGCAATGGATGATGGCCGCCTCGCTGGCCCTTCCGCTGGCGCTGTTCCTGTTCGCTTCCTCGATGTCCCGGATCTCGACCAGCGAGGCCGCCGACCAGGAAATCCAGCGCACGCTTGACGTCGCCCATGAGCACGCGCTCAAGGTGTTCGAGACCATCGACCGGAGCCTCGCCGAGGTCACCGAGGTCGTCCGCGGCATGAGCGATGCCGATATCGTCGCGCGCGAGAAGAGCCTGCACGAGCGGCTGCGCCGGGTCGCCGAGGCGCTGCCCCAGGTGAAATCGATCTGGGTGTTCGATGCCAACGGCCATGCCCTCGTCAACAGCCTGGTGCAACCGGCCCCCGACATCGATTTCTCGGATCGGGATTACTTCCGCATCCACGCCGAGCGCGACATCGGCACCTATATCGGCGAGGTGCTGACGCCGCGGGCGCCCTATCAGGGCGCGCGGTTCTTCAGCGTCGGCCGCCGCCGCAACAACGAGGACGGCAGCTTTGGCGGCGTGATCCAGGCCTCCGTGCTTCCGGAGTATTTCGAGAATTTCTACGCCAAGATCGGCCGCGAGCCCGGCAGCTTCCTGACGCTGATCCGAACCGATGGCTCGATACTGGCGCATTTCCCGGTGATCGACCACGACGCCAGGTTCGAGCCGAGCGGGCCGCTTGGGCGGCAGATCGTCGCCAATCCCGAGACCGGCGGCATGACGATCCGTTCCCCGGCCGACGGCATCGAACGGCGCATGCGCTATCAGCGGCTGGCCGAATACCCGATCTATGTCAGCGCGGGGCTCGAAACCTCGGCGATCCAGGCGCGCTGGATCTCGACCATGGCGCAGCACCTGATCTTCGGCATCCCGGCGACCGCGCTGCTGTTTGGCCTGCTCATGCTCGCCTATCAGCGAACCGAACGCCTGGAGGAGGAGGCCGACCGGCGCATCGAAGCCGAGGAGGCGTTGCGGCACGGCCAGCGGTTGGAAGCCCTCGGGCAGCTCACCGGCGGCGTCGCGCACGACTTCAACAATCTGCTCACCGTGATCCGCGCGTCGGTCGACATGCTGCGGCGGCCGGACCTGCCGGAGCCGCGGCGGCAGCGCTACATCGATGCGATCTCCAACACCGTGAACCGTGCCGCCAAGCTGACCAACCAGCTGCTCGCGTTCGCGCGCCGGCAGACCCTGAAGCCCGAGGTATTCGACGCCTGCCTGAACGTCCGCACCCTGAGCGAGATGATCACGACCCTGATCGGCTCGCGGATCGAGATCACGGCGCAGGTGCCGGACGAAACCTGCTTCGTCAACGCCGATGCCGGCCAGTTCGAGACCGCCATCATCAATATGGCGGTGAATGCGCGCGACGCGATGGACGGCGTCGGGCGGCTCACGATCGCGGTCCGCGCCGTGAAGAACCTGCCGTCCGGGGCGAGCACGCAGCCGAGCTCGCACGGCCATGTTGCGGTGTCGGTGACCGACACCGGCGTCGGAATTCCGCAGGAATTGTTCGGCCGCATCTTCGAGCCGTTCTACACCACCAAGGAGGTCGGTCACGGCACGGGCCTTGGCCTGTCGCAGGTGTTCGGCTTCGCCAAGCAATCCGGCGGCGAGGTCACCGTGACCAGCGAAATCGGCAAGGGCTCGACGTTCACGCTGTATCTCCCGCGTGTCGTCGGCGGGCACAACGCGCAATCGCCGCTCACCGAGGATGCGCCGTCGGTCGAGCCGACCAGTGCGTCGGTCCTCATCGTCGAGGACAATGCCGAGGTCGGAAAGTTCGCCGCCGACACGCTAACCCAGATCGGCTGCACCTGCGTGCTGGTGGAGAACGCCACCCACGCGCTGGAGGAGCTGGCCGTCGACCCCGACAGGTTCGACCTTGTGTTCACCGATGTCGTGATGCCCGGCATGAGCGGCATCGAGCTTGCCGAGGAGATCCGCCGGCAGCGGCTCGATCTGCCGATCGTGCTCGCCTCCGGCTACAGCCAGGTGCTGTCGCAGCAGGGCAGCGGCGGCTTCGAGCTGCTGCAGAAGCCGTATTCGGCCGAGCAGCTGGCGCGCGTGCTGCACAAGGCCACGCGCTCGCGCCGGCTGAAGCGGGATCAGGCGCCGGCGGGGGCGAAGTGA
- the sdhA gene encoding succinate dehydrogenase flavoprotein subunit, with amino-acid sequence MAGEGNGKATNGGPATNGKAYPIEDHTYDVVVVGAGGAGLRAVVGCSEAGLRTACITKVFPTRSHTVAAQGGISASLGNMHPDDWRWHMYDTVKGSDWLGDQDAIEYMVRNAPDAVYELEHWGVPFSRTEDGKIYQRPFGGMTLDFGKGQAQRTCAAADRTGHAMLHTMYGQSLRHAAEFFIEFFAIDLIMDDQGVCRGVVALKLDDGTLHRFRAQTTILATGGYGRAYASCTSAHTCTGDGGGMVLRAGLPLQDMEFVQFHPTGIYGSGCLVTEGARGEGGYLVNSEGERFMERYAPSAKDLASRDVVSRAMTIEIREGRGVGKKKDHIFLHLDHLDPKVLHERLPGISESAKIFANVDVTREPIPIVPTVHYNMGGIATNYHAEVLTKRNGDDNSVVPGLMAIGEAACVSVHGANRLGSNSLIDLVVFGRAAALRLADKLTANAKQPELPKDSADRALGRLDHFRHASGGTPTAKLRDSMQHVMQNNCAVFRTGDVLQEGQNLIHKVYGGVSDISVSDRSLVWNSDLVETLEFDNLIVQAVVTMDSAANRTESRGAHAREDFSARDDKNWMKHTLTWIDPAGKTAIDYRPVHDYTMTNDVQYIPPKARVY; translated from the coding sequence ATGGCCGGTGAAGGAAACGGCAAGGCCACCAACGGCGGCCCGGCCACGAACGGCAAGGCCTACCCGATCGAGGACCACACCTACGACGTCGTCGTGGTCGGCGCCGGCGGCGCGGGCCTGCGCGCCGTGGTCGGCTGCTCGGAAGCGGGACTGCGCACCGCCTGCATCACCAAGGTGTTCCCGACCCGCTCGCACACCGTTGCGGCGCAGGGCGGCATCTCGGCCTCGCTCGGCAACATGCACCCCGACGACTGGCGCTGGCACATGTACGACACCGTCAAGGGGTCGGACTGGCTCGGCGACCAGGACGCGATCGAATACATGGTGCGCAACGCGCCCGACGCGGTCTACGAGCTCGAGCACTGGGGCGTTCCGTTCTCGCGCACCGAGGACGGCAAGATCTATCAGCGCCCGTTCGGCGGCATGACCCTGGATTTCGGCAAGGGCCAGGCACAGCGCACCTGCGCCGCCGCCGACCGCACCGGCCACGCCATGCTGCATACGATGTATGGCCAGTCGCTGCGCCACGCGGCCGAATTCTTCATCGAGTTCTTCGCCATCGACCTGATCATGGACGACCAGGGCGTCTGCCGCGGCGTGGTCGCGCTCAAGCTCGACGACGGCACGCTGCATCGCTTCCGCGCCCAGACCACGATCCTGGCGACCGGCGGCTACGGCCGCGCCTATGCGTCCTGCACCTCGGCCCACACCTGCACCGGCGACGGCGGCGGCATGGTGCTGCGCGCCGGCCTGCCGCTGCAGGACATGGAGTTCGTCCAGTTCCACCCGACCGGCATCTACGGCTCGGGCTGTCTCGTCACCGAGGGCGCGCGCGGCGAAGGCGGCTATCTCGTCAACTCCGAAGGCGAGCGCTTCATGGAGCGCTACGCGCCCTCGGCCAAGGACCTCGCCTCTCGCGACGTCGTCTCGCGCGCGATGACGATCGAGATCCGCGAAGGCCGCGGCGTCGGCAAGAAGAAGGATCACATCTTCCTGCACCTCGATCACCTCGATCCGAAGGTGCTGCACGAGCGGCTGCCGGGCATCTCCGAATCGGCGAAGATCTTCGCCAATGTCGACGTTACCCGCGAGCCGATCCCGATCGTGCCGACCGTGCACTACAATATGGGCGGCATCGCCACCAACTATCACGCCGAGGTGCTGACCAAGCGCAACGGCGACGACAATTCGGTGGTGCCGGGCCTGATGGCGATCGGCGAAGCCGCCTGCGTCTCGGTGCACGGCGCCAACCGCCTCGGCTCCAACTCGCTGATCGACCTCGTGGTGTTCGGCCGCGCCGCGGCGCTGCGCCTTGCCGACAAGCTGACCGCGAACGCCAAGCAGCCGGAGCTACCGAAGGATTCGGCCGACCGCGCGCTCGGCCGGCTCGATCACTTCCGCCATGCCTCCGGCGGCACGCCGACCGCGAAGCTGCGCGACAGCATGCAGCATGTGATGCAGAACAATTGCGCGGTGTTCCGCACCGGCGACGTGCTGCAGGAAGGCCAGAACCTGATCCACAAGGTCTATGGCGGCGTCAGTGATATCTCGGTCTCGGACCGCTCGCTGGTGTGGAATTCCGACCTGGTCGAGACGCTGGAGTTCGACAATCTGATCGTGCAGGCGGTCGTGACGATGGATTCGGCGGCGAACCGCACCGAGAGCCGCGGCGCGCATGCGCGCGAGGACTTCTCCGCCCGCGACGACAAGAACTGGATGAAGCACACGCTGACCTGGATCGATCCGGCCGGCAAGACCGCGATCGATTATCGTCCGGTCCACGACTACACGATGACCAATGATGTGCAGTACATCCCGCCGAAGGCGCGGGTCTACTGA
- a CDS encoding FeoA family protein produces the protein MTGDPNSSQDNLQDIRLGHADRGFVGKIIRLDALVTGSSLSPQELEQRLVEMGFVEGARVEILHEGTIRRDPIAVRVDNITIALRRSEAMAVIVE, from the coding sequence ATGACAGGCGATCCAAACTCCTCCCAGGATAATCTACAGGACATCCGGCTCGGACATGCGGATCGCGGTTTTGTCGGCAAGATCATCAGGCTCGATGCGCTCGTGACGGGTTCATCGCTCTCTCCGCAGGAGCTCGAGCAGCGCCTGGTGGAGATGGGATTTGTCGAGGGCGCGCGCGTGGAAATCCTGCATGAAGGCACCATCCGGCGGGATCCGATCGCGGTGCGCGTCGACAACATCACGATCGCGCTGCGCCGGAGCGAAGCCATGGCTGTAATCGTCGAATGA
- a CDS encoding bifunctional acetate--CoA ligase family protein/GNAT family N-acetyltransferase: MSTYGLERLFSPRSIAIVGGSPRPSSLGAALLRNIKASGFPGRLGVVNRHYADVDGEPTVADLKSLPFVPDLVVISAPPAAIPEIVAQAGIAGVAGAAILSAGLGHGAGSLAEVVEQTARRHGMRLVGPNCLGIMVPRAKLNASFASHQPSDGHVALISQSGAVASAMIEWAAERRLGFSGIASIGDQLDVDVADLLDYFALDDHTSAILIYLEAVKDARKFMSAARAAARMKPVIIVKSGRMAEGAKAAATHTGALAGSDAVYDAAFRRAGILRVYDLRQLFDCAELLGRGFVPRGNRLAILTNGGGLGILATDRLAELGGVPATLTTETIERLDKMLPQGWSCANPVDIAGDADAARYVVALNALLDDANSDAVLVANVETAVAPAEGIAEAVAQCVRERRTKRSAVAALVLAAWVGADERTGAIFEAARIPHFPTEDDAVRAFMYLVRYREASTALAATPPGVASVFTPETAAARHVVVKALSEGRAWLDPAEIVALFEAYRIPIVTTVVADSAEDAAEKAAPFLAEGHAIVVRVFSRDIRHAADVGGVILDLRTRESVVEAARTVMERARSARPDARLQGVTIQPMIVRRAARELILGIADDPTFGPVIVFGRGGPAVEVINDKALALPPLDMNLAHELVGRTRVSRLLGGYGDVPAVSADVVPLTLVELAQMAADIPEVAGLDINPMLADETGVLALDARVAIRKPARLFAGQTRLAVRPYPSQWEGELALRDGSRVMVRPMRPEDEPMVAEFFKRVTAEDLRLRFFHAMKEFSHAFIARLTQLDYARAMAFVALDPATGEMMGAVRLHSDSLYQNAEYAILLQSDLKGKGLGWALMQLLIHYARSEGLKRLSGQVLTENTTMIGMCRDLGFTATMDPEDHSIVDVVLDLDRPAVDAVGADILIRPSAAGR, translated from the coding sequence ATGTCGACGTACGGCCTGGAGCGGCTATTTTCGCCTCGAAGCATCGCCATCGTCGGCGGCAGCCCGCGGCCGTCGTCGCTCGGCGCCGCTCTCCTCCGAAACATCAAGGCGAGCGGCTTTCCCGGCAGGCTGGGCGTCGTCAACCGGCACTATGCGGATGTCGACGGCGAGCCCACCGTTGCCGACCTGAAGTCGCTGCCGTTCGTTCCGGACCTCGTCGTCATCAGCGCGCCGCCGGCCGCGATCCCGGAGATCGTCGCGCAGGCTGGCATCGCCGGGGTCGCCGGTGCGGCGATCCTGTCGGCCGGCCTCGGCCACGGCGCGGGTTCGCTCGCGGAGGTCGTGGAGCAGACGGCGCGGCGGCACGGCATGCGCCTGGTCGGGCCGAATTGCCTCGGCATCATGGTGCCGCGAGCGAAGCTCAATGCGAGCTTCGCCTCGCATCAGCCGTCCGACGGCCATGTCGCGCTGATCTCGCAGTCCGGCGCGGTCGCCTCGGCGATGATCGAGTGGGCGGCGGAGCGGCGGCTCGGCTTCTCCGGCATCGCATCGATCGGCGATCAACTCGATGTCGACGTCGCCGATCTGCTGGATTATTTCGCGCTCGACGATCATACCAGCGCGATCCTGATCTACCTCGAAGCGGTCAAGGATGCCCGCAAGTTCATGTCGGCGGCGCGCGCCGCGGCGCGCATGAAGCCGGTCATCATCGTCAAGTCCGGGCGGATGGCAGAAGGCGCAAAGGCAGCCGCGACCCACACCGGCGCGCTGGCCGGCTCCGACGCGGTCTATGACGCCGCGTTCCGCCGCGCCGGCATATTGCGCGTCTACGACCTTCGCCAGCTGTTCGACTGCGCCGAGCTGCTCGGCCGCGGCTTCGTGCCGCGCGGCAACCGGCTCGCGATCCTGACCAATGGCGGCGGGCTCGGCATCCTCGCGACCGATCGGCTGGCCGAGCTCGGCGGCGTCCCCGCGACGCTGACGACGGAGACGATCGAGCGGCTCGACAAGATGCTGCCGCAGGGCTGGTCGTGCGCCAATCCCGTCGATATCGCGGGCGATGCGGATGCCGCCCGCTACGTCGTGGCGCTTAATGCGCTGCTCGACGATGCGAACAGCGACGCGGTGCTGGTCGCGAATGTGGAAACCGCGGTGGCGCCGGCCGAGGGCATTGCCGAGGCGGTGGCGCAATGCGTGCGCGAGCGCAGGACGAAGCGGAGCGCGGTGGCGGCGCTGGTGCTTGCGGCGTGGGTCGGCGCCGACGAGCGCACCGGCGCGATCTTCGAGGCGGCGCGGATTCCGCATTTCCCGACCGAGGACGATGCGGTCCGCGCCTTCATGTATCTGGTGCGCTATCGCGAAGCCTCCACGGCGCTCGCCGCGACCCCGCCGGGTGTCGCGTCGGTATTCACGCCGGAGACCGCGGCGGCGCGGCACGTCGTCGTGAAGGCATTGTCGGAGGGGCGCGCCTGGCTCGATCCAGCCGAGATCGTCGCCCTGTTCGAGGCCTACCGCATTCCGATCGTGACGACTGTCGTCGCCGACAGCGCCGAGGACGCCGCCGAGAAGGCAGCGCCGTTCCTCGCCGAGGGGCACGCGATCGTGGTCAGGGTGTTCTCGCGCGACATCAGGCACGCCGCCGATGTCGGCGGCGTCATCCTCGACCTGCGCACCAGGGAGAGCGTCGTCGAGGCAGCCAGGACCGTGATGGAGCGGGCACGCAGCGCGCGGCCGGATGCCAGGCTGCAAGGCGTGACGATCCAGCCGATGATCGTGCGGCGCGCGGCGCGCGAATTGATCCTCGGCATCGCCGACGATCCGACCTTCGGCCCGGTGATCGTGTTCGGCCGCGGCGGCCCCGCGGTCGAGGTGATCAACGACAAGGCGCTGGCGCTGCCGCCGCTCGACATGAATCTCGCCCACGAACTGGTCGGGCGGACGCGTGTCTCGCGGCTGCTCGGCGGCTATGGCGATGTGCCTGCCGTTTCCGCCGACGTGGTGCCGCTCACTTTGGTCGAGCTGGCGCAGATGGCCGCCGACATTCCCGAGGTCGCCGGGCTCGATATCAATCCGATGCTGGCGGACGAGACCGGCGTGCTCGCGCTCGATGCGCGGGTGGCGATCCGCAAGCCGGCGCGGCTGTTCGCCGGTCAGACCCGGCTCGCGGTGAGGCCCTATCCGTCGCAATGGGAGGGCGAGCTGGCGCTGCGCGACGGCTCGCGCGTCATGGTGCGACCGATGCGGCCGGAGGACGAGCCGATGGTCGCCGAGTTCTTCAAGCGCGTCACCGCCGAAGACCTCAGGCTGCGCTTCTTCCACGCGATGAAGGAATTCTCGCATGCCTTCATCGCGCGCCTGACCCAGCTCGATTATGCGCGCGCGATGGCGTTCGTCGCGCTCGATCCGGCGACCGGCGAGATGATGGGAGCGGTCCGGCTGCACTCGGACTCGCTGTACCAGAACGCCGAATACGCGATCCTGCTGCAGTCCGATCTGAAGGGCAAAGGGCTTGGCTGGGCGCTGATGCAGCTCCTGATCCACTATGCGCGGTCGGAGGGCTTGAAGCGCCTGTCCGGCCAGGTGCTGACCGAGAACACCACGATGATCGGGATGTGCCGCGATCTCGGCTTCACCGCGACGATGGATCCGGAGGATCACAGCATCGTCGACGTCGTGCTCGATCTCGATCGACCTGCCGTCGATGCGGTCGGCGCCGACATCCTGATCCGGCCTTCAGCGGCTGGCCGCTGA
- the sdhD gene encoding succinate dehydrogenase, hydrophobic membrane anchor protein, protein MRTPLERVRGLGSAHTGTGDFWRQRLTAVAMTLLIVPVIVVVIMLIGRNHAGAAQILGSIPIAIILLLFIAASTWHMKIGMQVVIEDYIHNEKLKIASVMANNFFCVAVALASIYAILKLSSGV, encoded by the coding sequence ATGCGCACGCCGCTGGAGCGCGTCCGCGGCCTCGGCTCCGCCCATACCGGCACCGGCGATTTCTGGCGCCAGCGCCTCACCGCAGTCGCGATGACGCTGCTGATCGTTCCCGTCATCGTCGTGGTGATCATGTTGATCGGCCGCAACCATGCCGGCGCGGCACAGATCCTCGGCTCGATCCCGATCGCCATCATCCTGCTGCTCTTCATCGCCGCTAGCACCTGGCACATGAAGATCGGCATGCAGGTCGTGATCGAGGACTACATCCATAACGAGAAGCTGAAGATCGCCAGCGTGATGGCGAACAACTTCTTCTGCGTCGCGGTCGCATTGGCCTCGATCTACGCAATCCTCAAATTGTCGTCGGGAGTTTGA
- a CDS encoding ferrous iron transporter B, which yields MTTASLRLALVGAPNTGKTSLFNSLTGSRQKVANYPGVTVERKSGGFVTPEGRSVTVLDLPGTYSLRGRSPDEEITRDIVLGRFDGEAVPDLVLCVADATNLRLTLRLVLELKRVGRPMMLVLNMIDIAKRRGVTIDLDRMSQELGLPIVTSVAVRKGGVDELLKRTDEFLARSHEAAASQWTTPTIADLKAAQREADRIIAAAVTLPTKPDTLTNRIDSVVLHPVWGLLILAVILFVMFQAVFTWAQPAMELLSDGFSALGQLIHDLLPESWGLLQSFLQNGLISGVGSVIVFLPQIIIIFLFILLLEDFGYMARAAFLMDRIMGGAGLHGRAFIPLLSSFACAIPGIMATRVIDNRRDRLTTILIAPLMTCSARIPVYTLIISAFVPATTLWGFVNLQGLVMFGLYAAGITSALTVSAIAKFFLWRDHAPAPFMLELPDYKVPRLKSIAIGVLNRAKMFLYRAGTTILSMMVLIWFLASFPTAPTGAEGPAINYSFAAMIGHALEPLLRPIGFNWQIAVALIPGMAAREVAVAALGTVYSIEGGKEAAEQIGQVLAQKWTLPTALSMLVWYIFAPQCASTLAVIRRETGGAKWMVVTFLYMLALAYAASFLTFNLAQALGLH from the coding sequence ATGACAACTGCATCGCTACGCCTGGCGCTGGTGGGCGCGCCGAACACCGGCAAGACGTCGCTGTTCAATAGCCTGACCGGCAGCCGCCAGAAGGTCGCCAACTATCCCGGCGTCACGGTCGAGCGCAAATCCGGCGGCTTCGTCACGCCGGAGGGCCGCAGCGTGACGGTGCTCGACCTGCCCGGCACCTATTCGCTGCGCGGCCGCAGCCCGGACGAGGAGATCACCCGCGACATCGTGCTCGGCCGCTTCGACGGCGAGGCGGTGCCCGATCTCGTGCTCTGCGTCGCCGACGCCACCAATCTGCGGCTGACCTTGCGGCTGGTGCTCGAGCTGAAGCGCGTCGGCCGGCCGATGATGCTGGTGCTCAACATGATCGACATCGCGAAGCGCCGCGGCGTGACGATCGATCTCGATCGCATGTCGCAAGAGCTGGGGCTGCCGATCGTGACCTCGGTCGCGGTCCGCAAGGGCGGCGTCGACGAGCTCTTGAAGCGGACCGACGAATTCCTGGCTCGGTCGCACGAGGCGGCGGCCAGCCAGTGGACGACGCCGACGATTGCCGACCTCAAGGCGGCGCAGCGCGAGGCCGACCGCATCATCGCCGCGGCGGTGACGCTGCCGACCAAGCCCGACACGCTGACCAACCGGATCGATTCGGTCGTGCTGCATCCGGTCTGGGGTCTCCTGATCCTGGCCGTGATCCTGTTCGTGATGTTCCAGGCGGTGTTCACCTGGGCGCAGCCGGCGATGGAATTGCTGTCGGACGGCTTCTCCGCGCTCGGGCAGCTGATCCACGATTTGTTGCCCGAAAGCTGGGGCCTGTTGCAGAGCTTCCTGCAGAACGGCCTGATCTCCGGCGTCGGCAGCGTCATCGTGTTCCTGCCGCAGATCATCATCATCTTCCTGTTCATCCTGCTGCTGGAAGATTTCGGCTACATGGCGCGCGCCGCATTCCTGATGGACCGCATCATGGGCGGCGCCGGGCTGCATGGCCGCGCCTTCATTCCGCTGCTGTCGAGCTTTGCCTGCGCCATTCCCGGCATCATGGCGACGCGGGTGATCGACAATCGCCGCGACCGCCTGACCACGATCCTGATCGCGCCGCTGATGACCTGCTCGGCGCGGATTCCGGTCTATACGCTGATCATCTCGGCCTTCGTTCCGGCGACCACGCTGTGGGGCTTCGTCAATCTGCAGGGGCTCGTGATGTTCGGCCTCTATGCCGCCGGCATCACCAGCGCGTTGACGGTCTCGGCGATCGCAAAGTTCTTCCTGTGGCGCGACCATGCGCCGGCGCCGTTCATGCTGGAATTGCCCGACTACAAGGTGCCGCGGCTGAAGAGCATCGCGATCGGCGTGCTCAATCGCGCCAAGATGTTCCTGTATCGCGCCGGCACCACGATCCTCTCGATGATGGTGCTGATCTGGTTCCTGGCCTCGTTCCCGACCGCGCCGACCGGCGCCGAGGGGCCGGCGATCAACTACAGCTTCGCGGCGATGATCGGCCATGCGCTCGAGCCGCTGCTGCGGCCGATCGGCTTCAACTGGCAGATCGCGGTGGCGCTGATCCCGGGTATGGCGGCGCGCGAGGTCGCGGTCGCGGCGCTCGGCACCGTCTATTCGATCGAGGGCGGCAAGGAGGCGGCGGAACAGATCGGCCAGGTGCTGGCGCAGAAATGGACGCTGCCGACCGCGCTGTCGATGCTGGTCTGGTACATCTTCGCCCCGCAATGCGCCTCGACGCTCGCGGTGATCCGCCGCGAGACCGGCGGCGCGAAGTGGATGGTGGTGACGTTCCTGTACATGCTCGCGCTGGCCTATGCCGCGAGCTTCCTGACCTTCAATCTGGCGCAGGCGCTGGGGCTGCATTAG
- the sdhC gene encoding succinate dehydrogenase, cytochrome b556 subunit: MTARIERPLSPHIQTYRWTLTMALSIVHRATGLALYFGTLLLAWWLIAAATGPTAYANVQAFTGSAIGKLIVFGYTWALMHHLCSGIRHFVWDLGYGFKANEREALTWGALVAGIALTVLVWIIAYAIGGGR, encoded by the coding sequence ATGACCGCCAGGATCGAACGACCGCTTTCACCCCATATTCAGACCTACCGGTGGACGCTGACGATGGCGCTGTCCATCGTCCACCGTGCCACAGGTTTGGCACTCTATTTCGGCACGCTGCTGCTGGCCTGGTGGCTGATCGCCGCCGCCACAGGCCCGACCGCCTACGCCAACGTCCAGGCCTTCACCGGCAGCGCGATCGGCAAGCTGATCGTGTTCGGCTACACATGGGCGCTGATGCACCATCTGTGCAGCGGCATCCGGCATTTCGTCTGGGACCTCGGCTACGGCTTCAAGGCCAATGAGCGCGAAGCCCTGACCTGGGGCGCGCTGGTCGCCGGCATCGCGCTGACCGTGCTGGTCTGGATCATTGCCTACGCGATTGGAGGTGGGCGATGA